In Macaca fascicularis isolate 582-1 chromosome 15, T2T-MFA8v1.1, one genomic interval encodes:
- the RMI1 gene encoding recQ-mediated genome instability protein 1 isoform X3, whose product MASAVLSPGAPSSFLVRALTSWGEERLGGEPLARSNNCLVHAHREGPGKGRFPGLKESFGVGGGARARDKSGGKRQKGIWESAAAVPVLTVARPRDRCCAREMRDAQGLALSPRLENRGPFLSSRGFK is encoded by the exons ATGGCGTCTGCAGTGCTGTCGCCTGGAGCGCCCTCCTCCTTTCTCGTTCGCGCACTCACTAGCTGGGGGGAGGAGCGACTAGGGGGCGAACCTCTCGCGAGATCTAACAACTGCCTAGTTCACGCGCACAGGGAGGGGCCGGGGAAGGGGCGTTTTCCAGGCCTGAAGGAGTCCTTTGGGGTTGGAGGAGGGGCGCGAGCGCGCGACAAATCGGGCGGGAAGAGGCAAAAAGGGATCTGGGAGAGTGCTGCGGCGGTTCCCGTTCTTACAGTTGCGCGGCCCAGGGACCGCTGTTGCGCGAGGGAAATGCGGGACGCCCAG ggtcttgctctatcgcccaggctggagaacagag
- the RMI1 gene encoding recQ-mediated genome instability protein 1 isoform X2: MAEVGEGTPGNVPTRRSGQTPKRPPECLPQAEKLGSDPHLHEPLPQPGFSPREAAVSLQQRRLSLSELDRKRAQAPLPRLLASSPPSRPIGCQGFGDGARAKQLARGHVNQGDGGGDNPASRQRLPSGCEATKGSRKPGLGKSQRSLSGRPNPCPNQQYPSSNNSNYL; encoded by the coding sequence ATGgcggaggtgggggaggggacgCCGGGCAACGTTCCCACTCGGAGAAGCGGCCAAACACCAAAGCGGCCCCCAGAATGCCTCCCTCAAGCGGAAAAACTGGGCTCCGACCCTCACCTCCACGAGCCGCTCCCCCAACCCGGCTTCTCACCGCGCGAGGCCGCCGTCTCTCTGCAGCAGCGCCGCCTCAGCCTGTCGGAGCTAGACAGAAAACGAGCGCAGGCTCCCCTCCCCCGCCTTCTCGCGTCCTCCCCGCCGTCGCGCCCTATTGGCTGCCAGGGCTTCGGCGATGGTGCGAGGGCGAAGCAATTGGCCCGAGGCCACGTCAATCAAGGCGACGGGGGAGGCGACAACCCCGCCTCCCGCCAGCGCCTCCCTTCGGGCTGTGAGGCCACTAAGGGCTCGAGAAAACCCGGGCTTGGGAAAAGTCAACGCAGCCTTTCAGGGAGGCCAAACCCGTGCCCGAATCAGCAATACCCAAGCTCCAATAACTCCAATTACCTATAG